Proteins encoded within one genomic window of Formosa agariphila KMM 3901:
- a CDS encoding alkaline phosphatase D family protein, translating into MASKDTGRRGFLKKALIATGGIMLAPNFISCSNDDDNFESDYNESLLSTKNFNQGVASFDPTSSSVIIWTRYATANSEIIWEVATDSSFSSIIRTGKITTETSRDLTIAVELAELDANQKLYYRFINSVDNAMSVVGETVTLPVEASQVKLAVCSCSNYQAGLFNAYDAMANSDADIIVHLGDYFYEYGAGGYGSTAENAFLNRQHEPAHEILSLDDYRTRYKQYRSDVSLQLAHQKKPFICIWDDHEIANDTYIDGAENHDEATEGSFEVRKQHALQAYSEFLPFSQLSEGKNDIIYRTFNIGNLVNLIMLDTRVIGRDKQLNIANYFTATGFDAVAFQTALSDTSRSLLGDEQLSWVTSELQGNSAKWQVLGQQVLMGKMYIPAELLMAFGSPNFVQILTDLVTIKTRMLQQDPTLTAEEKARVLSAIPYNLDAWDGYPVDREIIYNALNGKKIVTLAGDTHNAWNNVLTSQNGTEVGIELATSGISSPGFETYLGATNPEMLAGFEQALMLLVDGLQYFDASRRGYLMATFTPSEVKSEWIFVDTILSESYSTTVGHTTTFS; encoded by the coding sequence ATGGCATCAAAAGATACGGGTAGACGTGGATTTCTGAAAAAAGCGTTAATTGCAACTGGAGGAATTATGTTAGCTCCAAACTTTATAAGTTGTAGTAACGACGACGATAATTTCGAATCAGATTACAACGAATCTTTACTTAGTACTAAAAACTTTAATCAAGGTGTAGCTAGTTTCGACCCGACCAGTTCCAGTGTAATTATCTGGACGCGCTACGCAACAGCAAACAGTGAAATTATTTGGGAAGTCGCAACCGACTCTAGTTTTTCTAGTATCATTAGAACCGGAAAAATAACCACCGAGACCTCTAGAGATTTAACCATTGCAGTAGAATTGGCAGAACTAGACGCTAATCAAAAATTATATTACCGTTTTATAAATAGCGTAGATAATGCCATGTCTGTAGTAGGAGAAACTGTGACATTGCCGGTTGAAGCATCTCAAGTTAAACTAGCCGTGTGTTCGTGTTCTAATTATCAAGCCGGATTATTTAATGCTTACGATGCTATGGCAAATTCTGATGCCGATATTATTGTGCATTTAGGAGATTATTTTTATGAATACGGCGCTGGAGGTTATGGTTCTACGGCCGAAAATGCATTTTTAAACAGACAGCATGAACCGGCTCATGAAATTTTATCTTTAGACGATTATAGAACACGCTATAAACAATACAGATCTGATGTGTCGTTACAATTAGCGCATCAGAAAAAACCATTTATTTGTATATGGGACGACCATGAAATTGCAAATGATACATACATAGATGGTGCAGAAAATCATGACGAAGCTACCGAAGGGTCTTTCGAAGTGCGTAAACAACACGCGTTACAAGCTTACAGTGAATTTTTACCTTTTTCTCAATTGTCTGAAGGGAAAAACGATATTATTTACAGAACGTTTAATATAGGAAATCTTGTTAATTTAATCATGTTAGATACTCGTGTTATCGGGCGAGACAAACAATTAAACATTGCAAATTATTTTACAGCAACAGGTTTCGACGCTGTTGCGTTTCAAACGGCATTAAGCGATACATCACGTTCTTTATTAGGTGACGAACAACTTAGTTGGGTTACTAGCGAACTGCAAGGAAATTCTGCTAAATGGCAAGTACTAGGTCAGCAGGTGCTAATGGGAAAAATGTATATTCCAGCAGAATTATTAATGGCTTTTGGTAGTCCAAATTTCGTGCAAATATTAACCGATTTAGTGACCATTAAAACCAGAATGTTACAACAAGACCCTACACTTACAGCCGAAGAAAAGGCACGTGTTTTGTCTGCAATTCCTTATAATTTAGATGCTTGGGATGGATATCCTGTAGATAGAGAGATTATTTACAATGCTTTAAACGGCAAGAAAATAGTCACTTTAGCAGGAGATACGCACAATGCGTGGAATAACGTATTAACGTCTCAAAATGGTACCGAAGTGGGAATTGAACTTGCTACATCAGGAATTAGTTCTCCAGGTTTCGAAACCTATTTAGGCGCAACAAACCCAGAAATGTTAGCTGGATTTGAGCAAGCTTTAATGTTATTGGTAGATGGTTTACAGTATTTCGATGCTTCTAGACGTGGCTATCTTATGGCGACATTTACACCATCGGAAGTGAAATCGGAGTGGATTTTTGTAGATACCATTTTATCTGAATCTTACTCTACAACCGTAGGACATACCACTACGTTCTCGTAA
- a CDS encoding HdeD family acid-resistance protein, with translation MKNLVKNSLKYWWMPLVSGVLMMLLGVWVFRTPVASYITLTILFQLGFLISGLFQIGFVLTNKNNISNWKWSLTSGFIDVLLALILFSNPGLSHVMLPIYVGFMLFFRSIMGIGLSFELEQSSVKGWGWGLVSSILGMLFSFLMISHPVFGGLSIILYTGFSIVCLGFFQISLAFNLKKISKELNEEDSNIYEVETVE, from the coding sequence ATGAAAAATTTAGTAAAAAACAGTTTAAAATACTGGTGGATGCCACTAGTTTCAGGAGTCTTAATGATGTTGTTAGGCGTATGGGTTTTTAGAACACCAGTTGCTTCATATATCACTTTAACTATTTTATTTCAATTGGGATTTTTAATTTCCGGATTGTTTCAAATCGGATTCGTATTAACCAATAAAAATAATATATCGAATTGGAAATGGAGTTTAACATCTGGCTTTATAGATGTGCTTTTAGCTTTAATTTTATTCTCTAATCCAGGATTAAGTCATGTCATGTTACCAATTTATGTTGGATTTATGTTATTCTTTCGTTCTATTATGGGCATCGGACTTTCTTTCGAGTTAGAACAATCGTCTGTAAAAGGATGGGGCTGGGGTTTAGTGAGTTCAATTTTAGGAATGTTATTTTCATTTTTAATGATTTCGCACCCTGTTTTTGGCGGATTGAGTATCATCTTATATACAGGTTTTAGTATTGTATGTCTCGGTTTCTTTCAAATCAGTTTAGCTTTTAATCTGAAGAAAATAAGTAAAGAATTAAATGAAGAAGATAGCAATATTTACGAAGTAGAAACGGTGGAGTAA
- a CDS encoding Crp/Fnr family transcriptional regulator, with product MELEHFSDLINRPDAKTKHYKKGQILQFAGDEQAKLFYVKSGLLRSYIIDEKGKEHIFDFSHEGHYISDVESRQNNIPTSLFIDTIEDSEVISVPLEKLSPTGLSPELIFNEFTDLALRMGILQRRLIMLISEPARNRYTYFIETFPEAVERIPLKMIASYLGITPEVLSKIRGEIARGK from the coding sequence ATGGAGTTAGAACACTTTTCGGACCTTATAAATAGGCCAGATGCCAAAACGAAACATTACAAAAAAGGACAAATTCTTCAGTTTGCTGGAGACGAGCAAGCCAAGTTATTTTATGTTAAAAGCGGACTCTTAAGAAGTTATATTATCGATGAAAAAGGTAAGGAGCATATCTTCGATTTTTCGCACGAAGGGCATTATATTTCAGATGTAGAATCTCGTCAGAATAATATACCAACAAGTCTTTTTATTGATACGATTGAAGATAGTGAGGTGATAAGTGTTCCTCTAGAGAAATTAAGTCCAACCGGATTAAGTCCCGAACTCATCTTTAATGAATTTACAGATTTAGCGCTCCGTATGGGGATTTTACAAAGACGACTGATTATGCTTATTAGTGAGCCGGCTCGAAACCGCTATACGTATTTTATTGAAACTTTTCCCGAAGCCGTAGAAAGAATACCTCTTAAAATGATAGCCTCTTATTTAGGAATTACTCCAGAAGTACTCAGTAAAATTAGAGGTGAAATCGCTAGAGGTAAGTAA
- a CDS encoding sterol desaturase family protein — translation MDFTNPLVYGVPCFLGFIALEFSYSKVFDKDKKDLYKKKDFISSLSLGVGSAVLGALIKTVSVILIFNFAYDLFNPEVNGVRTNIMGYKSFGYAWYFWAICMLLDDYTYYWFHRQNHMVRVLWAAHIVHHSSDNFNLGTAVRNGWFTLFYKPFFYVWIVIIGFPPEMLVVCLGIESLWQFQLHTQYVKKLGVFEKFLNTHTMHQVHHARNLEYMDKNHGGFLNVFDRIFGTWKELDENIEIEYGVSTPPESYNLYVILMHEYQNIWADMKKSKNWSHKFMYAFGPPGWSHDGSTLTVKQMRKQIAEESKNNDLTPA, via the coding sequence ATGGATTTTACTAACCCTTTAGTATATGGTGTTCCTTGCTTTTTGGGCTTTATTGCCTTGGAATTCTCGTATAGTAAAGTTTTTGACAAGGATAAAAAGGATTTATACAAAAAGAAAGATTTTATTTCTAGCCTTTCCCTTGGTGTAGGTTCTGCCGTTTTAGGCGCACTTATAAAGACGGTTTCCGTTATATTGATTTTTAATTTCGCTTACGACCTTTTTAATCCTGAAGTAAATGGCGTTCGCACCAATATTATGGGGTATAAATCGTTTGGTTATGCTTGGTATTTTTGGGCCATTTGTATGCTATTAGACGATTATACATATTATTGGTTTCACAGACAAAACCATATGGTTCGCGTATTATGGGCCGCACATATTGTACATCACTCTTCCGATAATTTTAATCTAGGTACTGCCGTACGAAATGGATGGTTTACGCTTTTTTACAAACCTTTCTTTTATGTGTGGATTGTAATTATTGGATTTCCGCCAGAAATGCTAGTGGTTTGCTTAGGAATTGAATCGTTATGGCAGTTTCAACTTCATACACAGTACGTTAAAAAGTTAGGGGTTTTCGAAAAATTCTTAAACACGCATACCATGCACCAAGTTCACCATGCTAGGAATTTAGAATACATGGATAAAAATCATGGTGGCTTCTTAAATGTATTCGACCGTATTTTTGGAACATGGAAAGAATTAGATGAAAATATTGAAATTGAATATGGCGTGTCTACACCTCCAGAGTCTTATAATTTATATGTGATTTTAATGCACGAGTATCAGAACATTTGGGCAGATATGAAGAAAAGCAAAAACTGGTCTCACAAGTTTATGTATGCCTTTGGACCTCCAGGTTGGAGCCACGACGGGAGCACATTAACCGTAAAACAAATGCGTAAACAAATCGCAGAAGAATCTAAAAACAACGATTTAACACCTGCTTAG
- a CDS encoding YhdH/YhfP family quinone oxidoreductase, which produces MKANNSIFKAFRVEEVDSAFKTSIKDMAVSPLNEDEIRVKVHYSSLNYKDALSVSGNKGVTRHFPHTPGIDAVGIIEESSSDAWQIGDQVIVTSYDLGMNTDGGFAEYITVPAHWAVKLPETLTMKDAMIYGTAGLTAGMSVLRLTQLVKPDDGKVVVSGATGGVGALSVAILNTLGYTVVAITGKESESDFLKAQGASEILLRNDIENFEKKPLLKPLFAGGIDTVGGVILENIIKATQPMGAVTSCGNVASPKLDLTVFPFILRGVTLIGIDSQNYPMNYRTEVWNYLASDWKISQLEDTATEITLEQVDEKIQLMLKGQLKGRTVIKITE; this is translated from the coding sequence ATGAAAGCAAACAATTCAATTTTCAAGGCTTTTCGAGTCGAAGAAGTCGATTCGGCCTTTAAAACTTCTATTAAAGATATGGCCGTTAGTCCTTTAAATGAAGATGAAATTCGAGTTAAAGTACACTACAGTTCACTGAATTATAAAGATGCTTTATCGGTTTCTGGAAATAAGGGTGTAACCAGGCATTTTCCGCATACTCCAGGAATTGATGCTGTAGGGATTATTGAAGAATCATCTAGTGATGCATGGCAAATTGGAGACCAAGTTATCGTAACCAGTTACGATTTAGGGATGAATACCGATGGTGGTTTCGCCGAGTATATTACCGTGCCTGCACATTGGGCTGTAAAATTACCAGAGACCTTAACAATGAAAGATGCTATGATTTACGGAACTGCTGGATTAACAGCAGGAATGTCTGTACTTAGATTAACGCAACTAGTAAAACCTGACGATGGTAAAGTTGTGGTGTCTGGTGCCACGGGTGGAGTAGGCGCTTTAAGTGTTGCGATACTAAATACATTAGGCTATACTGTTGTTGCAATAACAGGAAAAGAATCTGAGTCTGATTTTTTAAAAGCGCAAGGTGCTAGTGAAATTTTATTACGAAATGACATTGAAAACTTCGAAAAAAAACCATTGCTAAAACCACTATTTGCTGGTGGGATTGATACTGTTGGTGGTGTGATTTTAGAAAACATAATAAAAGCCACACAACCTATGGGAGCCGTTACTAGTTGTGGTAACGTAGCTTCGCCAAAATTAGACTTAACGGTGTTTCCGTTTATTTTGCGAGGCGTGACTTTAATCGGAATTGATTCTCAAAATTATCCAATGAACTACAGAACCGAAGTTTGGAATTATCTAGCATCCGATTGGAAAATCAGTCAGCTAGAAGACACAGCTACAGAAATCACTTTAGAGCAAGTCGATGAAAAAATACAATTAATGCTTAAAGGACAGCTAAAGGGGAGAACCGTTATAAAGATTACAGAGTAG
- a CDS encoding winged helix-turn-helix transcriptional regulator: MKKSYCPIDTFINVLKGKRKGTIILHLFQGNKRYGELVKLIPDISERMTTKQLKELEADGLINRTVFPEVPPRVEYSLTDLGKEIQPYLKGMYRGGILFEKTIADTES, translated from the coding sequence ATGAAAAAAAGTTATTGTCCCATAGACACCTTTATAAATGTGCTAAAAGGCAAACGTAAAGGAACAATTATTTTACACCTTTTTCAAGGCAATAAACGGTATGGCGAATTGGTAAAATTAATACCAGACATTAGCGAACGCATGACCACCAAACAGCTTAAAGAATTAGAAGCAGATGGTTTAATTAATCGGACCGTTTTCCCTGAAGTTCCACCAAGAGTGGAATACAGTTTAACCGATTTAGGCAAAGAAATCCAGCCTTACCTTAAAGGCATGTACAGAGGTGGTATTCTTTTTGAGAAAACTATAGCCGACACAGAATCTTAA
- a CDS encoding DUF3302 domain-containing protein, whose amino-acid sequence MRYKSTFKNRITLLFFFLPFIALAETHDSGFEDSVAEVVSWIALIIAPIALIGGFLFVHVLPEKIAEKRNHPQAQAIKVLCFLSLLFGGLLWPLAWLWAYSKPVFYKMAYGTDKGDYHETTLEEFKEEKASRKNEAQPNPEEH is encoded by the coding sequence ATGCGATATAAATCAACCTTTAAAAACCGTATTACTTTACTCTTTTTTTTTCTTCCATTTATTGCTTTAGCCGAAACTCACGACAGTGGCTTTGAAGATTCTGTCGCCGAAGTTGTCAGTTGGATTGCACTAATTATTGCTCCAATAGCTTTAATAGGAGGCTTTCTATTTGTACATGTTCTACCAGAGAAAATTGCTGAAAAGCGCAATCATCCTCAAGCACAAGCTATTAAAGTACTGTGTTTTCTGTCTTTACTTTTTGGAGGACTGCTTTGGCCATTAGCATGGTTATGGGCATACAGTAAACCCGTTTTCTACAAAATGGCTTACGGAACCGATAAGGGCGATTACCACGAAACCACTTTAGAAGAATTTAAAGAAGAAAAAGCGTCAAGAAAAAACGAAGCTCAACCAAACCCAGAAGAACACTAA
- a CDS encoding HlyD family secretion protein: MEILLLIIYSGIVWLIFFKFKLLPWNTISQVIVFIIPVVAISLLILFLNIVAPSSHDVRVLNYNVEIVPTVTGMVTEVNVKPNQHVKKGDTLFKIDPVPFQLKVDNLKSRIPSLEAKVVSAKAYDRELEDQISGAANRIHVIDAQLDLAIKREQQTKQLADLGAGSKFDYEQAQANLSNLQAQRTVAISEKSQYLQRVSAVNTEGELSEITQARADLEQAQVELQEAEWKLSQTVYLAPSNGRIVNLQLRPGTIAVQFPIKPVLTFIEDEQWIIALYNQNEIRYVKDDDPAEIALKTYPNKIIKCKVDHIIWANAQGQITASGRLPDTQESHLTEGRFAVRLSVTDQDKDLFLAPGAVGQGAIYTEKGALIHLVRKVIMRVGTKMDWLVLKLH, translated from the coding sequence ATGGAAATTTTATTACTCATTATATATAGTGGAATTGTTTGGCTTATCTTTTTCAAATTCAAACTATTGCCATGGAATACCATTTCGCAAGTTATTGTATTCATTATTCCAGTAGTCGCGATTTCGTTGCTTATCCTATTTTTAAATATTGTTGCACCATCGTCTCACGATGTTCGTGTTTTAAATTATAATGTTGAAATAGTACCAACTGTAACAGGTATGGTTACAGAGGTTAATGTAAAACCTAATCAGCATGTAAAAAAGGGAGATACTTTATTTAAAATAGACCCGGTTCCTTTTCAATTAAAAGTAGACAATCTTAAATCTAGAATTCCGTCGTTAGAAGCAAAGGTAGTAAGTGCAAAAGCTTACGACCGTGAATTAGAAGATCAAATATCTGGAGCTGCAAATAGAATTCATGTGATTGATGCACAACTGGATTTAGCTATAAAACGTGAACAGCAAACCAAACAATTAGCAGATTTAGGAGCGGGTTCTAAATTCGACTACGAACAAGCTCAAGCTAACTTAAGTAATTTACAAGCACAAAGAACTGTTGCTATTTCAGAAAAATCGCAATATTTACAACGTGTTTCTGCCGTGAATACTGAAGGTGAATTATCTGAAATCACACAAGCCCGTGCCGATTTAGAACAAGCCCAAGTTGAATTGCAAGAAGCCGAATGGAAACTCTCGCAAACCGTATATCTTGCGCCATCTAACGGTCGAATTGTAAACTTACAATTACGTCCTGGAACCATAGCTGTACAATTTCCTATAAAACCTGTATTGACTTTTATTGAAGACGAACAGTGGATTATTGCATTATATAATCAGAATGAAATTAGATACGTTAAAGATGATGATCCTGCAGAAATTGCACTAAAAACCTATCCGAATAAGATAATAAAATGTAAAGTCGATCATATCATTTGGGCTAACGCACAAGGTCAAATTACAGCGAGTGGTAGACTACCAGATACTCAAGAATCTCATTTAACTGAAGGGCGCTTTGCCGTGAGGTTAAGTGTTACCGATCAAGACAAAGATTTATTTCTAGCTCCAGGAGCTGTTGGGCAAGGTGCTATTTACACAGAGAAAGGCGCTTTAATTCACTTGGTTAGAAAAGTGATTATGAGAGTAGGTACAAAGATGGACTGGTTAGTACTTAAACTACATTAA
- a CDS encoding efflux transporter outer membrane subunit, protein MKNLKTNIFKFLLIFSGLCIIQSCAVKQPGTSEDLQEEAFANFILPSTWQNSADTLAIQDNWLSTFNHPVLDTLVKEALVYNPDLRISSSRIEEANGYLQAAQAALRPAFSILGRESTKLGGTFGNGLNGALFAASWELDIWGKLRSARSAEEANLEAMKSEQSFARLSIAAHVTRTYFLASKTFLQMELAQQMIALSENMKTISQNRFDIGIGTQIDVEMANANLNSLKDANRQLELAYANQLRALELLLGRYPAAEIEVKNELVELNAEIPSGIPLQILERRPDVLASQQRYNAAFYRVGEAEAAKLPQLSLTASLGILDSQIFQLSDDFSNPIRSIGGELAAPIYQGGALKANVAIRTAQQKQALEDYNRTVLNAMADVENTLDAVQTVGEREIFIKQSVTSNEKAFELEEVRFKVGLVDMRNLIDQQMDLYKSQTDLLNIKGEKIIQRINLYMALGGNM, encoded by the coding sequence ATGAAGAACCTTAAAACAAACATATTTAAATTTTTGTTGATTTTTTCAGGACTCTGTATCATTCAAAGTTGCGCAGTAAAACAACCTGGAACAAGCGAAGATTTACAAGAAGAAGCTTTTGCGAACTTTATTTTGCCCTCAACCTGGCAAAATAGTGCAGATACATTAGCGATACAAGACAATTGGTTAAGCACGTTTAATCATCCGGTTTTAGACACCTTGGTTAAAGAAGCTCTTGTTTACAATCCTGATTTAAGAATCTCTAGCTCACGTATAGAAGAGGCTAATGGCTATCTTCAGGCAGCGCAAGCGGCTTTACGTCCAGCGTTCTCCATCTTAGGAAGAGAGAGCACTAAACTAGGCGGTACTTTTGGCAACGGATTAAACGGAGCGTTATTTGCTGCATCATGGGAATTAGACATTTGGGGTAAATTACGAAGTGCTAGAAGTGCAGAAGAAGCGAATCTAGAAGCTATGAAAAGCGAACAATCTTTTGCTCGCCTATCTATTGCTGCTCATGTTACAAGAACATATTTCTTAGCGTCGAAAACATTTTTACAAATGGAGCTAGCACAGCAAATGATTGCGTTATCCGAAAACATGAAAACCATTTCTCAAAACCGATTCGATATTGGGATTGGAACGCAGATAGATGTAGAAATGGCTAATGCCAATCTGAATAGTTTAAAAGACGCAAATCGTCAATTAGAACTGGCGTATGCCAATCAATTACGAGCCTTAGAATTGCTTTTGGGCCGATACCCTGCTGCAGAAATAGAAGTTAAAAACGAATTGGTTGAGCTAAACGCAGAAATTCCTTCTGGAATTCCGTTGCAAATCCTAGAACGTCGCCCAGATGTTTTGGCGTCTCAGCAGCGTTATAACGCCGCTTTTTATCGTGTAGGAGAAGCAGAAGCTGCAAAATTACCACAACTGAGTTTAACGGCGAGTTTAGGGATTTTAGACAGTCAGATTTTTCAATTATCAGACGATTTTTCAAATCCTATAAGAAGTATTGGCGGCGAATTAGCGGCTCCAATTTATCAAGGTGGTGCATTAAAAGCTAATGTAGCCATTAGAACAGCACAACAAAAACAAGCGCTTGAAGATTATAACCGCACCGTTTTAAATGCCATGGCAGATGTAGAAAACACTTTGGATGCAGTACAAACGGTTGGCGAACGTGAGATATTTATTAAGCAATCTGTTACAAGTAATGAGAAGGCTTTCGAGTTGGAAGAAGTCCGCTTTAAAGTGGGATTAGTAGATATGAGAAACTTAATAGACCAACAAATGGATTTGTATAAATCTCAAACCGATTTATTGAATATTAAAGGTGAAAAAATAATTCAACGCATTAATTTATATATGGCTCTTGGCGGAAATATGTAG
- a CDS encoding diacylglycerol/lipid kinase family protein, which yields MTLLFVVNPISGGVDKEPFLKEAKAICTNYGIDFQIFKTSGSEDDVKLKAILKDYNPDRVVSVGGDGTTLFTSIGLLNTDIPMGIVPLGSANGMAVELEVAQKPIEAFKDILMSNIIGDLDVLCVNDTHYCIHIGDVGINAAIVNGYEKDENRGMATYAKYFIEALSNVEPFKMKIECNTSMHELQGVMLGICNARKYGTGVPLNLDGNPMDGVFELVILEKINANILISAGLSSFDETFLDSQNQTVLSTSEAKISFNEPRLLQLDGEVIGEFESIHVKVLKGAVKLISTKRNGYL from the coding sequence ATGACATTATTATTTGTAGTGAATCCAATATCTGGAGGTGTAGATAAGGAGCCGTTTTTAAAAGAAGCCAAAGCGATTTGTACAAATTATGGTATAGATTTTCAGATATTTAAAACGTCGGGAAGTGAGGACGATGTTAAGCTGAAAGCAATTTTAAAAGATTATAATCCCGATCGTGTTGTGTCTGTTGGAGGCGATGGTACTACATTATTTACAAGTATTGGTTTACTAAACACAGATATACCTATGGGAATTGTGCCTTTAGGTTCTGCCAATGGGATGGCAGTAGAGTTGGAGGTGGCTCAAAAACCGATAGAGGCGTTTAAAGATATTTTGATGTCTAATATTATTGGCGATTTAGATGTGTTATGTGTTAACGATACGCACTATTGTATTCATATTGGAGATGTAGGGATAAATGCTGCTATAGTAAATGGATACGAAAAGGATGAGAATAGAGGTATGGCAACTTATGCGAAGTATTTTATTGAAGCCTTAAGTAATGTGGAGCCTTTTAAAATGAAAATTGAATGTAATACTAGCATGCACGAGCTTCAAGGCGTTATGTTAGGAATTTGTAATGCACGGAAATACGGAACGGGTGTCCCTTTAAATTTAGATGGAAATCCTATGGATGGTGTATTCGAATTAGTCATCCTAGAAAAAATAAATGCTAACATATTAATCAGTGCGGGATTATCTAGTTTTGATGAGACATTTCTAGATAGTCAGAATCAAACCGTACTAAGTACTTCGGAAGCTAAAATATCTTTTAATGAACCACGATTATTACAACTAGATGGCGAAGTTATTGGTGAATTTGAAAGCATACACGTTAAAGTGCTTAAAGGTGCTGTGAAATTAATTTCTACGAAACGCAATGGGTATTTATAA
- a CDS encoding phosphatidate phosphatase App1 family protein — protein sequence MVYSKKASVWELSVLKLSADKVWYKGVILRGQREFQNKKDKALQNAINVLRSYFTSVFAHREICIHTHSGVIYTKTDAFGRFQVVSEKAYSDDLKITILNEDIPLKIIQDYPIFFQEEQRTLDIISDIDDTILISNTSNLYKRIKTLLFLIPEKRDVIDFTQNIFKAWQEVNPRLFYVSKSESNLFGLLTRFIKHNNLPKGLLILTPYLSLWQLLKQKPVDFKLEAIRFLITNSTSKYYILVGDDSQKDMAIYTTLAKAYPDLILKIYIRQTGKTVNAQQQQLWKDVLDTGISASYFLPEHLNLILKEIQTLKQELI from the coding sequence ATGGTTTATAGTAAAAAAGCATCAGTTTGGGAATTGTCAGTTTTAAAACTTTCTGCAGATAAAGTCTGGTATAAGGGTGTGATATTACGAGGACAACGGGAATTTCAAAATAAAAAAGACAAAGCACTACAAAATGCTATTAATGTCTTACGCTCTTACTTTACCTCTGTTTTCGCACATCGAGAAATTTGTATACATACGCACTCAGGAGTTATATATACAAAAACTGATGCCTTTGGCCGCTTTCAAGTTGTTTCTGAAAAGGCATATAGCGACGACTTAAAAATCACCATTTTAAATGAAGATATACCTCTTAAAATCATTCAAGATTACCCCATTTTTTTTCAAGAGGAGCAAAGAACATTGGATATAATTTCTGATATTGACGATACAATTTTGATTTCAAATACCTCTAATCTCTATAAGCGGATTAAAACGTTACTGTTTTTAATTCCAGAGAAAAGAGATGTCATCGATTTTACGCAGAATATCTTTAAAGCGTGGCAAGAAGTTAATCCAAGGTTGTTTTATGTTTCTAAAAGTGAATCTAATTTGTTCGGATTGTTAACGCGCTTTATCAAGCATAATAATTTGCCTAAAGGATTATTGATACTTACACCATATCTTAGTTTATGGCAACTTTTAAAACAAAAACCTGTCGATTTTAAGTTGGAAGCCATTCGGTTTTTAATTACAAACTCAACGAGTAAATATTATATATTGGTGGGCGACGACAGTCAGAAAGATATGGCTATTTATACTACTTTAGCTAAGGCCTATCCGGATCTTATTCTGAAAATTTATATTAGACAAACCGGCAAAACCGTTAATGCACAGCAGCAACAATTATGGAAAGATGTTTTAGATACAGGAATTTCTGCTTCGTATTTTTTACCTGAACATTTAAACTTAATTTTAAAGGAAATACAGACCCTTAAACAAGAATTAATATGA